In the Flavisolibacter tropicus genome, one interval contains:
- the dinB gene encoding DNA polymerase IV has product MSQQQRYIAHFDLDAFFVSVELLKKPELKGKPLIVGGDGQRGIVAACSYEARKYGIQSAMPAMRAKQLCPNAIFLKGSYADYSHYSRMVTQIIADSVPQFEKASIDEFYCDMTGMDKFFGVSQYTKELREKVIRETGLPISYGLSSSKLVSKMATNEAKPNGFLEIPTGKETAFLWPMTVDKIPMVGKQTEQQLKELGIRTIKQLAETPILQLEQQFGKWGKRLWEKANGIDDNPVESYSEQKSLSHENTFHEDSNDLPFLHTALLKLTEETAYDLRQEERLTGCVTVKLRYADFTTVSKQEVINYTALDDVLFAKVKDLFAKLYKKGEKIRLLGVRFSHLIPMTIQMNLFDNAEEKLELYKAVDQLKTQFGAAIITKAGTNANQNPGKKD; this is encoded by the coding sequence GTGTCGCAGCAACAACGTTATATTGCCCACTTTGATCTTGATGCTTTCTTTGTATCCGTGGAATTGCTTAAGAAGCCTGAACTTAAAGGCAAACCCCTTATTGTAGGGGGCGACGGTCAGCGAGGCATTGTAGCGGCTTGTAGTTACGAGGCCCGCAAATATGGAATCCAAAGCGCCATGCCCGCTATGCGCGCTAAACAACTTTGTCCCAATGCCATTTTCTTAAAAGGTAGCTATGCTGATTACAGTCACTACTCCCGGATGGTAACGCAAATCATAGCCGACTCGGTACCTCAATTTGAAAAAGCATCTATTGATGAATTTTATTGCGATATGACGGGCATGGATAAGTTCTTTGGTGTGAGTCAATACACCAAGGAGTTGCGTGAAAAAGTGATCAGAGAAACAGGCCTTCCTATATCATACGGCCTATCTAGCTCAAAACTTGTAAGCAAAATGGCCACCAATGAAGCCAAGCCTAACGGGTTCCTGGAAATACCAACCGGCAAGGAAACCGCTTTTCTTTGGCCAATGACCGTGGATAAGATCCCAATGGTAGGAAAACAAACGGAGCAGCAATTAAAGGAATTGGGCATCCGTACCATCAAGCAACTTGCCGAAACACCTATTCTTCAGCTTGAACAACAGTTTGGCAAATGGGGCAAACGCTTATGGGAAAAGGCAAATGGCATTGATGACAATCCAGTTGAATCCTATAGCGAACAAAAGTCACTATCGCATGAAAACACGTTTCATGAAGACAGCAACGACCTTCCATTTCTTCATACAGCGCTATTAAAGCTTACCGAAGAGACAGCTTATGACCTTCGCCAAGAGGAGCGCCTCACAGGATGTGTAACTGTAAAACTGCGATATGCAGACTTCACCACTGTATCCAAGCAAGAGGTGATCAACTATACCGCTTTAGACGATGTGCTCTTTGCCAAGGTAAAGGACCTGTTTGCCAAGCTCTATAAAAAAGGAGAAAAAATACGCCTACTAGGTGTACGCTTCAGTCATTTAATACCAATGACCATCCAAATGAATCTCTTTGATAATGCGGAAGAAAAACTGGAATTATACAAAGCCGTTGACCAACTAAAGACTCAATTTGGAGCTGCCATCATTACGAAAGCAGGCACCAATGCTAACCAGAACCCTGGTAAAAAAGATTAG
- a CDS encoding DUF4833 domain-containing protein has translation MLVFKVISMLMMPCQLLLSSLTFQVHTTFKAAHENLPDRNANLFIIKRNTDNNLVVYDAKVLPDKTLDPQNPVEVYWIRNTEGGIKKELSYMQRTMAYGLSLKKVDNAYEGKIAAYDKRPIKITQTPSGMPIAYIIINGKWQQLQQVYLHIADAKALVPKITYIQLFGKDVQTGNSVSEKIIL, from the coding sequence ATGCTTGTTTTTAAAGTTATTTCTATGTTGATGATGCCATGTCAGCTACTGCTGTCATCTTTGACGTTTCAGGTACATACCACATTTAAAGCAGCCCATGAGAATTTGCCTGATAGAAATGCAAATCTGTTCATTATTAAACGTAATACAGATAATAATCTGGTAGTGTATGATGCTAAAGTGCTGCCTGATAAAACGCTTGATCCGCAAAACCCTGTAGAAGTATATTGGATTAGGAATACAGAGGGTGGTATAAAGAAGGAGTTGAGTTATATGCAACGGACAATGGCATATGGTTTAAGTCTTAAGAAGGTGGATAATGCTTATGAGGGTAAAATTGCAGCGTACGATAAAAGGCCTATTAAGATTACACAAACACCTAGTGGAATGCCAATAGCGTATATTATTATTAATGGCAAATGGCAACAACTACAACAGGTATACCTCCATATTGCTGATGCAAAAGCATTGGTGCCTAAAATTACCTATATACAATTGTTTGGTAAAGATGTACAAACAGGTAATAGTGTAAGTGAAAAAATAATACTATAA
- a CDS encoding dipeptidase gives MQAWKEYQEQNKDRFLNEMLELLRIPSVSAKSEHAADMRTCADLVRQRLQDAGVDKAEVMDTAGHPVVYGEKIIDPSKPTVLVYGHYDVQPPDPLELWHSGPFDPVIKDGKVYARGSADDKGQFYMHVKAFETMVKTNSLTTNVKFLIEGEEEVGSPNLEEFVKAHKALLKADVILISDSAMISMENPSLDIGVRGLAYIQVEVTGPNRDLHSGTYGGAVANPATILAKMIASCHDENNHITIPGFYDDVVVATPEERALMAKAPYDEKEYEDDLGVQELWGEKGYTTNERTGIRPTLEVNGIWGGYIQEGAKTVLPSKASAKISARLVPNQSSEKITEKLLNYFRSIAPKSVTVNAFNLHGGEPYMTPIDSKGYQAAAKAIKETFGKEPIPVRGGGSIPICTILEKELGVKIVFMGFGLDSDNLHSPNEKFHIENYYKGIETIPYFHKYFAE, from the coding sequence ATGCAAGCTTGGAAAGAATACCAGGAACAGAATAAAGACCGGTTTCTGAATGAAATGCTAGAATTGTTGCGCATACCATCTGTGTCAGCTAAAAGCGAACATGCTGCCGATATGCGCACCTGTGCTGATTTAGTTCGTCAACGTTTACAGGATGCCGGTGTTGACAAAGCAGAAGTAATGGACACAGCAGGACACCCGGTTGTTTATGGAGAAAAAATCATTGATCCTTCCAAGCCAACGGTGCTGGTTTATGGCCACTATGATGTGCAGCCGCCAGACCCACTAGAGCTTTGGCATAGCGGCCCCTTTGATCCTGTAATTAAAGATGGTAAAGTATATGCGCGTGGAAGTGCTGATGATAAAGGCCAGTTTTATATGCACGTAAAGGCATTTGAAACAATGGTAAAAACCAATTCATTAACCACTAACGTGAAGTTTCTAATTGAGGGCGAAGAAGAAGTTGGCTCTCCAAACCTGGAGGAATTTGTAAAAGCCCATAAAGCACTTTTAAAGGCTGACGTTATCCTGATCTCTGATTCTGCTATGATCAGCATGGAAAACCCTTCACTTGATATAGGCGTTAGAGGATTAGCCTACATACAGGTAGAAGTTACCGGCCCTAACCGCGATCTTCATAGTGGTACTTATGGTGGCGCAGTAGCGAACCCGGCAACCATACTGGCCAAAATGATTGCGTCTTGTCATGATGAAAACAACCACATTACCATCCCTGGCTTTTATGACGATGTAGTGGTAGCTACACCAGAAGAAAGAGCCCTGATGGCAAAAGCACCGTATGATGAAAAGGAATACGAAGACGATTTAGGTGTACAGGAGTTGTGGGGAGAAAAAGGTTATACCACTAACGAACGCACAGGTATTCGTCCTACACTGGAAGTAAACGGTATCTGGGGTGGCTATATTCAGGAAGGTGCTAAAACGGTATTACCATCAAAGGCATCGGCTAAGATCTCCGCTCGTTTGGTACCTAACCAGTCGTCTGAAAAGATCACCGAAAAGCTATTAAACTATTTCAGAAGCATAGCTCCAAAAAGCGTAACGGTAAATGCGTTTAACCTGCACGGTGGTGAGCCCTATATGACTCCGATCGACAGCAAAGGTTACCAGGCCGCCGCTAAAGCTATAAAAGAAACGTTTGGCAAAGAGCCTATTCCTGTTCGTGGTGGTGGTTCTATTCCTATCTGTACTATTCTTGAAAAAGAGCTAGGTGTAAAGATTGTCTTTATGGGCTTTGGCTTGGATAGCGACAACCTGCATTCTCCTAACGAAAAGTTCCATATAGAGAATTACTATAAAGGCATTGAAACCATTCCTTATTTCCACAAGTATTTTGCGGAATAA
- a CDS encoding endonuclease/exonuclease/phosphatase family protein → MMILLLGLLTLVFTLMTFLPLVKNDYWTFRILEYPRVQKLIIGTVLLLGCITTKGWLGEWFWWLFVANAICIAYLIGKIFPYTSLSPKEMKRVRAANAQNELKIFTCNVLQDNQQFKRLLQQISFTDPDVVFLVETDSAWETAMQVLKNNYPYSLKRPLSNTYGLLFYSRLPLRNGVIRFLAEDDIPSVKTIVVLPSGVEVQLYGLHPKPPVPKESLTSTAKDKELMKVAFEVEKQQKPCVVMGDLNDVAWSYVTELFRKVSGLIDPRRGRGFYSTFSANHWWMRFPLDYIFCSSHFGLVSMKRMPYNGSDHFAMFIHLQYHPKLKTVQEEPEADAKERADAAEKATAPAPNIEGI, encoded by the coding sequence ATGATGATACTATTACTGGGCTTGTTAACCCTGGTCTTTACACTGATGACATTTTTGCCACTTGTCAAAAATGATTATTGGACATTTCGAATACTTGAATATCCCAGGGTGCAAAAGCTGATCATTGGTACTGTATTACTATTGGGTTGTATCACAACAAAAGGTTGGCTAGGTGAATGGTTTTGGTGGTTATTCGTAGCAAATGCTATTTGTATTGCATACTTGATTGGAAAAATCTTCCCCTATACATCCCTATCTCCGAAAGAGATGAAGCGGGTGCGGGCGGCCAATGCCCAAAATGAGTTAAAGATCTTTACTTGTAATGTACTGCAGGACAATCAACAATTTAAACGCTTGTTGCAGCAAATTAGTTTTACGGATCCGGATGTCGTCTTTTTGGTAGAAACGGATAGCGCTTGGGAGACTGCAATGCAGGTGTTAAAAAATAACTATCCCTATTCATTAAAGAGGCCTTTATCTAATACCTATGGTCTGCTGTTTTACAGCCGACTGCCATTGAGAAATGGAGTAATTCGTTTTTTGGCGGAAGATGATATTCCTTCTGTAAAAACAATAGTGGTCTTACCATCGGGGGTAGAAGTGCAGTTGTATGGCTTACATCCCAAACCGCCTGTGCCTAAGGAATCACTTACGTCTACGGCCAAGGACAAAGAGTTGATGAAAGTGGCTTTTGAAGTTGAAAAGCAACAAAAGCCCTGTGTAGTAATGGGCGATCTGAATGATGTAGCCTGGAGTTATGTGACAGAGTTGTTTCGTAAAGTAAGTGGACTGATAGACCCTCGTCGTGGAAGGGGCTTTTATAGTACGTTTTCAGCAAACCATTGGTGGATGCGCTTTCCATTGGACTATATCTTTTGCTCATCACATTTTGGCTTGGTTTCCATGAAGCGAATGCCTTATAATGGGTCTGATCATTTCGCTATGTTCATTCACTTGCAATACCATCCAAAGCTCAAAACAGTGCAAGAGGAGCCAGAGGCTGATGCCAAAGAAAGAGCGGACGCTGCTGAAAAAGCGACAGCGCCTGCTCCTAATATTGAAGGAATATAG
- a CDS encoding RNA-binding S4 domain-containing protein, producing the protein MSEKEKLRLDKYLWAIRLFKTRSMAAAACDTGKVKQLGTAVKASKNVNIGDEYEVKTEAKKWVIKVTDLLHNRMAYSEAIKYYLDITPQEELDRLQFQAASFHTGKRQSKIGRPTKKQRRELDDFLGEEEGNDEQGTRKDEGREN; encoded by the coding sequence ATGAGTGAAAAAGAAAAACTGCGTTTAGATAAATACCTCTGGGCTATCCGCCTTTTTAAGACACGCAGCATGGCCGCGGCCGCCTGCGACACTGGCAAGGTGAAACAATTAGGCACAGCTGTTAAAGCCAGTAAAAACGTCAACATTGGCGACGAATATGAAGTAAAGACAGAAGCCAAGAAATGGGTGATTAAAGTCACAGATCTATTACATAACCGGATGGCTTATTCTGAAGCCATTAAATACTATTTAGACATTACGCCACAAGAAGAACTGGATCGCCTGCAATTCCAGGCAGCTTCATTCCATACTGGTAAACGCCAAAGTAAAATTGGTCGCCCTACTAAGAAGCAGCGTAGAGAATTGGATGATTTTTTGGGCGAAGAGGAAGGGAATGATGAACAAGGAACAAGGAAGGATGAAGGAAGAGAGAACTAG